The region TtagtttgaaaattaattttgttttgtgattAAAAGTTGCATAAAATAACTGTAACGGGAAGGTAAGTAAAAGGGAAGCAATAAACATTCCTTAAATGAGTATTGCGTTCAACCAAACAAATGAATGGTTTACAATTCAATGAATAAATGGAGAATGCTATTCCATTCCCCCAACCAAACATGTTGCTTGAAAATTTTGAGTTCTTATTAGGCATGATTATTTCATATGAACTTGGTTAGcaaaaatttataatcaaaaggtatgtgaattgatatagCTATAGAATAATGAAAAGTTCttctttcaaatttctttttttttttgaaaaatacaggAAGGTTGGATTCCAAAATACTATAATGCAAATAGAatctaaatttaatgaaaaacatatgattgaaatatttgatttgacgagaatgttgataatgaaacaataaaaactccttaataattttttagaatcgattttttttatacatagtagATCAAGCaatttatttctcttatttcaaataattatttaattaatttaaaaggcCTCATTTTACAAATTCACTTTAAGCTTGCACTTGgaataaaattaagttaaataaatttatttgaattaaagaaaatatttaattatatttgagcatgataaattaagttggataaaaaataaatcatttaaaataaatgtGATGCTCACAAAGTTAATATACAACATGCCTTTTTGCACTGCAAAGCAATGAACACAAAGGTGCACGCTAAGAAACAAACAACATCATGAAAAAGATGGAAACAATCAATGCTAACTAATAGGCGCATTCAAATGATGCAAAAGCTTGCCGTTTCTTCAAGAATCTTGGCATGACTGCGTAGCTTCATCTTGAAATTGTGGGAGCGCATTGCGTATCACTTTTGCTTGGCCAACTATCTTTGATTCCACAGGCTCGAATAGGCCGTTCGATTTGATTACCTTCCCAACATTCCTTTTGCAGCTGACAACAGTATCCTTGGAATGTATTCACAGTTACTTGAAGTCTGAAATCCAGACCAAACAGAAAGCTCATCTCCAACCTGTTGAGCTCCGCCGTGCTTACCCCTCCCACTCGCGCATAATATGCATTGTTGAAAAACCTGCAAAACACAATGGGAAGAAATGATGCAAACTATATCTAACATCAACCTCAACCTCAAACTACAATCTCATAACACTCACGCATCATCAATAAACTTTGCGGCTACCAATACACTGGTTATGAGGAGTCGGTGAACATTAAGGGAAGTCAAATGCACATCCGTTTGTTGAACAAATCTATCGACATAAATGTATGCAACGAGAAAGCACGACGGACTGCAGCCAGCATACTTGAAGATGCGATCGATATAATGCTGAATGCTTATGGTGGGAGCTCTTAACCCATGAAACATGGCAACATTATCTTTGAAGTTCACCGTCTCGGACTCCATCTCGTTTCTTTGGACGGATTCCTCAAGAAGCGAAGAAAGAAGTGATAAAATCCGTGGAGTTCCAACAACTCCTTTACCCAATTCTTTGAATCCCAAAGCACGGTATATATCAGAATCCACACACTCCGTATCGATTGCAAGAGTTCCCATAGCTAGCTTAACCTGCAAAAGATGAAAAAGGTCATTAGTCAGATAGTAATAACCCCTTTCTGCTGGATCTACAAACATGTGCAGGAAGCATGTTTAGAGGCCAATTGCAAAGCCACAAATCCAGTTTGCAAATGAAAACCGCTAGCTCGGCGCCACATTAATCTTGTTTCAATGGACCATGTTAAATATCAGATCTTTTTGCCAACATTTTCATTCTTCCCTAATAcataatatattgaaatttatttcatataattaagTGATGTATAAGCTTTTTCACCGAATAGGCTCGCCATGTTCCCAAGCCTCAAAATTCAACACCCAACAACCATCCCAAAGCAGCAAAT is a window of Gossypium hirsutum isolate 1008001.06 chromosome D08, Gossypium_hirsutum_v2.1, whole genome shotgun sequence DNA encoding:
- the LOC107914663 gene encoding cyclin-U3-1; this translates as MGTLAIDTECVDSDIYRALGFKELGKGVVGTPRILSLLSSLLEESVQRNEMESETVNFKDNVAMFHGLRAPTISIQHYIDRIFKYAGCSPSCFLVAYIYVDRFVQQTDVHLTSLNVHRLLITSVLVAAKFIDDAFFNNAYYARVGGVSTAELNRLEMSFLFGLDFRLQVTVNTFQGYCCQLQKECWEGNQIERPIRACGIKDSWPSKSDTQCAPTISR